One segment of Planctomycetaceae bacterium DNA contains the following:
- a CDS encoding TIGR02678 family protein yields MPRHSTTSRLTAPERLREEVNAQVAQERRQALRALLMRPLLPAGGETADTYRLVRRHQEHLATWFAHWPGWTLRVQPGLARLEKTSSSDDDATRGAIDPINRTPLTRRRYALFCLTMSVLCGEDRQTTLRQVAERVEATAATSARLAATGFELDLRTQPHRRDLVCVMRLLNELQILTRLDGDDSLYLRGDGDCLYRVDHAVLGAALSVARGPSTVDEDSLDDRMEAMQASARPEGEEPRSRELQYRLVRRMLDDSVVYQDDLNEHEIEYLRFQRVRLVGEVEEATGLAAEVRQEGIALLDADGDLSDFRLPEQGTRGHAVLLVAEWLAEKRRDGSSGTVTIDELRQHLTDLATEHESHWRKNVSGEDGVQLLTDDVVRVLESLRLILVRGHRIQPLPAIARYRLAEPEPVSKLRQQSLL; encoded by the coding sequence ATGCCGCGCCATTCGACAACTTCACGCCTTACGGCGCCTGAGCGACTGCGGGAAGAAGTCAACGCCCAGGTTGCGCAGGAACGGCGACAGGCGCTGCGAGCATTGCTGATGCGGCCGCTGCTTCCGGCTGGCGGAGAAACGGCGGACACCTATCGGCTGGTGCGGCGTCATCAGGAGCATCTGGCCACGTGGTTTGCTCACTGGCCGGGCTGGACGCTGCGAGTTCAGCCGGGGCTGGCTCGGCTGGAAAAGACGTCATCCAGCGACGATGACGCCACTCGCGGCGCCATCGATCCGATCAACCGGACGCCGCTGACTCGCCGCAGGTATGCACTGTTCTGTTTGACGATGTCCGTGCTGTGCGGGGAAGATCGGCAGACGACACTGCGGCAGGTTGCGGAACGTGTTGAAGCGACGGCGGCCACCAGCGCCAGACTCGCGGCAACCGGATTCGAACTGGATCTGCGAACTCAGCCGCATCGTCGCGACCTGGTTTGTGTCATGCGGCTGCTGAACGAACTTCAGATTCTGACTCGGCTGGACGGTGATGATTCGCTGTATCTGCGAGGCGACGGAGACTGCCTGTACCGGGTCGATCATGCCGTGCTGGGCGCCGCGCTAAGCGTTGCTCGCGGACCTTCGACGGTCGACGAAGATTCGCTGGACGATCGCATGGAAGCCATGCAGGCATCGGCCCGACCCGAAGGTGAGGAACCTCGCAGCCGCGAACTGCAGTATCGGCTGGTGCGGCGAATGCTGGACGATTCCGTCGTCTATCAGGACGATCTGAACGAACACGAAATCGAATATCTGCGATTTCAGCGAGTCCGTCTGGTAGGCGAAGTCGAAGAAGCGACCGGTCTGGCGGCGGAAGTTCGCCAGGAAGGTATCGCTCTCCTGGACGCTGACGGTGACCTGTCTGACTTCCGGTTGCCGGAACAGGGAACTCGCGGTCACGCCGTGCTGCTGGTGGCCGAATGGCTTGCGGAAAAGCGCCGCGACGGGTCTTCGGGAACGGTAACCATCGACGAACTTCGGCAGCACCTGACAGACCTGGCGACGGAACATGAAAGTCACTGGCGGAAGAACGTTTCGGGCGAAGACGGAGTGCAACTGCTGACGGACGACGTGGTGCGCGTGCTGGAATCGCTGCGGTTGATTCTGGTGCGCGGCCATCGCATTCAGCCGCTTCCGGCCATCGCGCGATATCGCCTGGCCGAACCGGAACCGGTCAGCAAGCTTCGCCAGCAGAGTCTGCTGTGA